The Thermodesulfobacteriota bacterium genome includes a region encoding these proteins:
- the flgM gene encoding flagellar biosynthesis anti-sigma factor FlgM → MKITDAMPVKPGAKIGAGKEIRREGEVRPAGGVLTGDRVELSSDSREVREAQRVLQEVPEVRTELVQALKAKIERNEYHVDAGDIADKMLGSLLGDLGIPKG, encoded by the coding sequence ATGAAGATCACGGATGCCATGCCAGTCAAGCCAGGGGCCAAGATCGGGGCCGGCAAGGAGATCCGCCGGGAAGGTGAGGTGCGGCCCGCAGGCGGCGTCCTGACCGGCGACCGGGTGGAGCTGTCCAGCGACTCCCGGGAGGTGCGGGAGGCCCAGCGGGTGCTGCAGGAGGTGCCGGAGGTGCGCACAGAGCTGGTCCAGGCCCTGAAGGCCAAGATCGAGCGCAACGAATACCACGTGGACGCCGGGGATATCGCCGACAAGATGCTGGGCAGCCTCTTGGGGGACCTGGGCATCCCCAAGGGCTGA